Proteins encoded together in one Salmo trutta chromosome 3, fSalTru1.1, whole genome shotgun sequence window:
- the LOC115174071 gene encoding nucleolar protein dao-5 isoform X7 gives MSPKKKHGSSHQLTHLIYRHLKENGFQKAAEELKKHVKGGEPEALSTSLLDIYNKWFGDASKSTKTGTEPDSSELKQNRQADPESSTESSSSAEEETTPVKVSQTPKPQSSAKDSPTKAKTAVQRTLGGNGTVVEERTGTDSSEDSESEETPPQKSPATPKANHVPAAKIKAESEVTPSTLTKAKLTTTSTPKSGASNNTNDTSSDRKEATTVIVSTLIQKTPLTPTPVTPTSKPTSTAKTKATPTKAVVVATPSKAKATTTATSTTSDSSSCSSESSDSDEESPAVKTPTTPKATPAKPVTPISKTTSTAKPTTKSKTTAPETSSDSCDSSSESEEEGPTVTAPVKQQRATPTAKMKATPVKPVVAATPSKTSASKESSDSIDSSSDSEEENPAVTTAPTPKATPVAQQIATSTVKTKAPPGTPVKPVVATTPSKTSASKESSDSSDSSSDSEEDSPATKRAATPAPPANPVKAATVATPSKPKATATVTAKTTKPESSSDSSDSSTDSEEDSPATTTAATPKDAPAKQSKPTSTARTKAPPGTPVKPVVSATPSKTSASKESSDSIDSSSDSEEDSPATTTTSKPQTTPVTPAKQTKLKTTSKAKTKATPATPAKPVVAATPSKAQVTPTVTPTSTAPESSNDSSDTPSDIPDEAPAKHAKVQFKTPASAKKAQSGGKGKKPASKDLLLLLNSLTSPTAKAIEKKSGRSGHSSVEETPAVTATPAVAPATNIGKKVAAKDKKATSSKKAQASAPSAKRKRGEDKPGDTPVKGKKKKPSPETVMAALPLTVLGPPPTGGDDSGSDSDTDLDVEKWKRLALELSDTSIAKMDAITALTAPPAPTSPASAAKKTRAPRKPRAKAAPKTPPKPRAKAAPKTPPKPRAKAAPKTPKPKAGAAVEKSSAAEKVKTTAEKEDGNGKTKTTAKASKAKSSQAKKAAPHTPSVKTSPTPSPEGQAEINNNTADLTTVADKQPPSTPATPTPNGKPSTKKRKRKNRNNETKADDNSPQPQKKKRETGEEKTDEMKNETVEEKEPEKEKKKTTKENEAKKDKGTKKKQEAIRKENETKMELEKKKKKKKKKTNENCVDKEPPPPPSTTVTPDPPTEKKKIKKLKLSETAVPEMPVTPAQDSIPVQHPPAPTETPPKKKKKSSKSK, from the exons ATGTCTCCAAAGAAGAAGCATGGGTCAAGTCATCAATTGACCCATTTGATCTACCGACATTTGAAGGAAAACGGCTTCCAGAAAGCTGCAGAAGAACTCAAAAAGCATGTGAAG GGCGGAGAACCAGAAGCCTTGTCAACTTCACTACTGGACATCTACAATAAATGGTTTGGAGA TGCTTCCAAGAGTACAAAGACGGGAACAGAACCGGATTCTTCTGAGTTAAAACAGAACCGTCAAGCAGACCCTGAAAGCAGCACAGAGAGCTCGAGTTCAGCAGAGGAAGAAACAACACCTGTTAAAG TCTCCCAGACCCCAAAGCCTCAGAGCTCAGCTAAAGACAGCCCAACTAAGGCCAAGACTGCTGTGCAGAGAACTCTTGGAGggaacgggacagtagtggaggagagaaCTGGCACAGACAGCTCAGAGGACTCTGAGAGTGAGGAGACACCGCCACAA AAAAGCCCTGCAACGCCCAAAGCCAATCATGTTCCAGCTGCAAAGATCAAGGCCGAGTCAGAGGTCACACCATCGACCCTAACCAAGGCCAAGTTAACAACCACTTCCACGCCTAAATCTGGGGCCTCCAACAATACCAATGATACGTCTTCAGACAGGAAAGAGGCAACAACAGTG ATTGTCTCAACATTGATTCAGAAAACACCCTTGACGCCAACACCAGTTACGCCAACCAGTAAACCAACATCAACAGCCAAGACGAAAGCTACTCCAACTAAAGCAGTGGTTGTTGCTACTCCAAGCAAGGCcaaggcaacaacaactgccacaTCTACAACATCCGACTCATCCAGTTGCAGTAGTGAATCGTCAGATAGCGATGAGGAGAGTCCAGCGGTG AAAACACCCACAACACCAAAAGCAACACCTGCAAAACCAGTAACACCAATTAGTAAAACAACATCAACGGCCAAGCCAACAACCAAATCGAAGACTACAGCGCCAGAGACTTCCAGTGACAGCTGTGATTCATCATCAGAAAGTGAAGAGGAAGGTCCAACAGTG ACAGCGCCAGTGAAGCAACAGAGAGCAACACCAACAGCCAAGATGAAAGCCACCCCAGTTAAACCAGTGGTTGCTGCCACTCCAAGCAAGACCTCAGCTAGTAAGGAGTCCAGTGACAGCATTGATTCATCATCAGACAGCGAAGAGGAGAATCCAGCAGTG ACAACAGCTCCCACTCCAAAAGCTACACCAGTGGCGCAACAGATAGCAACATCAACAGTCAAGACGAAAGCCCCTCCGGGTACTCCAGTTAAACCAGTGGTTGCTACCACTCCAAGCAAGACCTCAGCTAGTAAGGAGTCCAGTGACAGCAGTGATTCATCATCAGACAGCGAAGAGGACAGTCCAGCAACG AAAAGAGCCGCGACACCAGCCCCTCCTGCTAACCCAGTTAAAGCAGCGACTGTTGCCACTCCAAGCAAGCCTAAGGCAACAGCCACtgtcacagccaagacaacaaaaCCAGAGTCATCTAGTGACAGCAGTGATTCATCAACAGACAGCGAAGAGGACAGTCCAGCAACG ACAACAGCTGCAACACCGAAAGATGCACCAGCGAAGCAATCAAAACCAACATCAACAGCCAGGACGAAAGCCCCTCCGGGTACTCCAGTTAAACCAGTGGTTTCTGCCACTCCAAGCAAGACCTCAGCTAGTAAGGAGTCCAGTGACAGCATTGATTCATCATCAGACAGCGAAGAGGACAGTCCAGCAACG ACAACAACCTCAAAACCACAAACTACACCAGTGACACCAGCGAAACAAACAAAACTGAAAACAACATCAAAAGCcaagacgaaagccactcctgctACTCCAGCTAAGCCAGTGGTTGCTGCTACCCCAAGCAAGGCCCAGGTAACACCCACTGTCACACCGACAAGTACAGCACCAGAATCGTCCAACGACAGCAGTGACACACCATCAGACATCCCAGATGAAGCCCCAGCAAAGCATGCTAAGGTTCAATTTAAGACCCCTGCTTCAGCTAAGAAGGCCCAGAGTGGGGGAAAGGGGAAAAAACCTGCTTCTAAGGACCTACTCCTACTGCTGAACAGTCTTACT TCACCCACAGCCAAAGCCATTGAGAAGAAGAGCGGCCGTAGTGGACACTCCTCAGTTGAGGAAACTCCAGCTGTTACAGCAACACCTGCTG TTGCTCCAGCCACAAATATAGGAAAGAAGGTGGCTGCAAAAGACAAGAAAGCAACCTCGTCGAAGAAAGCACAA GCCTCAGCTCCATCAGCCAAGAGGAAAAGAGGTGAAGACAAACCAGGGGACACGCCCGTTAAAGGCAAAAAGAAGAAGCCCTCCCCTGAGACTGTCATGGCTGCCCTGCCTCTGACCGTTCTTGGTCCTCCTCCTACAGGGGGAGACGACTCTGGCTCGGACTCTGACACCGATCTGGACGTGGAGAAGTGGAAGAGACTGGCACTGGAACTatcag ACACAAGCATCGCCAAAATGGACGCCATCACTGCGCTGACCGCTCCACCTGCTCCCACCTCACCTGCCTCAGCAGCGAAGAAAACAAGAGCACCGAGGAAGCCCAGGGCTAAAGCAGCACCGAAGACACCACCCAAACCCAGGGCTAAAGCTGCACCGAAGACACCACCCAAACCCAGGGCTAAAGCTGCACCGAAGACACCTAAACCCAAGGCTGGCGCTGCAGTGGAAAAGTCTAGTGCTGCTGAAAAGGTCAAGACTACAGCTGAAAAGGAAGATGGGAATGGGAAGACCAAGACAACTGCAAAAGCTAGTAAAGCCAAGTCCAGTCAAGCTAAGAAGGCAGCACCTCACACCCCATCAGTCAAAACATCTCCCACCCCATCCCCTGAAGGCCAAGCCGAGATCAACAATAATACTGCTGACCTTACGACCGTGGCAGACAAACAGCCACCCTCCACGCCTGCTACCCCAACACCTAATGGAAAACCGTCAACCAAGAAAAGGAAGAGGAAAAATAGGAACAATGAGACGAAAGCAGATGACAATTCACCACAACCCCAAAAGAAGAAAAGGGAAACCGGCGAAGAGAAGACTGATGAAATGAAAAACGAGACTGTAGAAGAGAAGGAACCAGAGAAGGAAAAGAAGAAGACGACTAAGGAGAATGAGGCAAAAAAGGACAAGGGAACGAAGAAGAAACAGGAGGCGATAAGAAAGGAGAATGAGACTAAGATGGAACtggaaaagaagaagaagaagaagaagaagaaaacgaATGAGAACTGTGTTGACAAggaaccaccaccacctccatccaCCACAGTAACACCTGATCCTCCAACAGAGAAGAAAA AGATTAAAAAGCTGAAACTCTCAGAGACTGCAGTGCCTGAGATGCCAGTCACACCTGCCCAAGACTCCATCCCTGTACAGCACCCTCCAGCACCCACAGAGACCCCACCTAAAAAG AAAAAGAAATCATCTAAGAGTAAGTAA
- the LOC115174071 gene encoding nucleolar protein dao-5 isoform X4, whose product MSPKKKHGSSHQLTHLIYRHLKENGFQKAAEELKKHVKGGEPEALSTSLLDIYNKWFGDASKSTKTGTEPDSSELKQNRQADPESSTESSSSAEEETTPVKVSQTPKPQSSAKDSPTKAKTAVQRTLGGNGTVVEERTGTDSSEDSESEETPPQKSPATPKANHVPAAKIKAESEVTPSTLTKAKLTTTSTPKSGASNNTNDTSSDRKEATTVIVSTLIQKTPLTPTPVTPTSKPTSTAKTKATPTKAVVVATPSKAKATTTATSTTSDSSSCSSESSDSDEESPAVKTPTTPKATPAKPVTPISKTTSTAKPTTKSKTTAPETSSDSCDSSSESEEEGPTVTAPVKQQRATPTAKMKATPVKPVVAATPSKTSASKESSDSIDSSSDSEEENPAVTTAPTPKATPVAQQIATSTVKTKAPPGTPVKPVVATTPSKTSASKESSDSSDSSSDSEEDSPATETATTPAKPAKNATPARAATVAPPCKTTATATVTAKTTTAESSSDSSDSSDSEEQSPAVTTAATPKDTTEKQTKPTSTARTKAPPANPLKPVVAATLSKTPASKDSSDSIDSSSDSEEDSPATKRAATPAPPANPVKAATVATPSKPKATATVTAKTTKPESSSDSSDSSTDSEEDSPATTTAATPKDAPAKQSKPTSTARTKAPPGTPVKPVVSATPSKTSASKESSDSIDSSSDSEEDSPATTTTSKPQTTPVTPAKQTKLKTTSKAKTKATPATPAKPVVAATPSKAQVTPTVTPTSTAPESSNDSSDTPSDIPDEAPAKHAKVQFKTPASAKKAQSGGKGKKPASKDLLLLLNSLTSPTAKAIEKKSGRSGHSSVEETPAVTATPAVAPATNIGKKVAAKDKKATSSKKAQASAPSAKRKRGEDKPGDTPVKGKKKKPSPETVMAALPLTVLGPPPTGGDDSGSDSDTDLDVEKWKRLALELSDTSIAKMDAITALTAPPAPTSPASAAKKTRAPRKPRAKAAPKTPPKPRAKAAPKTPPKPRAKAAPKTPKPKAGAAVEKSSAAEKVKTTAEKEDGNGKTKTTAKASKAKSSQAKKAAPHTPSVKTSPTPSPEGQAEINNNTADLTTVADKQPPSTPATPTPNGKPSTKKRKRKNRNNETKADDNSPQPQKKKRETGEEKTDEMKNETVEEKEPEKEKKKTTKENEAKKDKGTKKKQEAIRKENETKMELEKKKKKKKKKTNENCVDKEPPPPPSTTVTPDPPTEKKKIKKLKLSETAVPEMPVTPAQDSIPVQHPPAPTETPPKKKKKSSKSK is encoded by the exons ATGTCTCCAAAGAAGAAGCATGGGTCAAGTCATCAATTGACCCATTTGATCTACCGACATTTGAAGGAAAACGGCTTCCAGAAAGCTGCAGAAGAACTCAAAAAGCATGTGAAG GGCGGAGAACCAGAAGCCTTGTCAACTTCACTACTGGACATCTACAATAAATGGTTTGGAGA TGCTTCCAAGAGTACAAAGACGGGAACAGAACCGGATTCTTCTGAGTTAAAACAGAACCGTCAAGCAGACCCTGAAAGCAGCACAGAGAGCTCGAGTTCAGCAGAGGAAGAAACAACACCTGTTAAAG TCTCCCAGACCCCAAAGCCTCAGAGCTCAGCTAAAGACAGCCCAACTAAGGCCAAGACTGCTGTGCAGAGAACTCTTGGAGggaacgggacagtagtggaggagagaaCTGGCACAGACAGCTCAGAGGACTCTGAGAGTGAGGAGACACCGCCACAA AAAAGCCCTGCAACGCCCAAAGCCAATCATGTTCCAGCTGCAAAGATCAAGGCCGAGTCAGAGGTCACACCATCGACCCTAACCAAGGCCAAGTTAACAACCACTTCCACGCCTAAATCTGGGGCCTCCAACAATACCAATGATACGTCTTCAGACAGGAAAGAGGCAACAACAGTG ATTGTCTCAACATTGATTCAGAAAACACCCTTGACGCCAACACCAGTTACGCCAACCAGTAAACCAACATCAACAGCCAAGACGAAAGCTACTCCAACTAAAGCAGTGGTTGTTGCTACTCCAAGCAAGGCcaaggcaacaacaactgccacaTCTACAACATCCGACTCATCCAGTTGCAGTAGTGAATCGTCAGATAGCGATGAGGAGAGTCCAGCGGTG AAAACACCCACAACACCAAAAGCAACACCTGCAAAACCAGTAACACCAATTAGTAAAACAACATCAACGGCCAAGCCAACAACCAAATCGAAGACTACAGCGCCAGAGACTTCCAGTGACAGCTGTGATTCATCATCAGAAAGTGAAGAGGAAGGTCCAACAGTG ACAGCGCCAGTGAAGCAACAGAGAGCAACACCAACAGCCAAGATGAAAGCCACCCCAGTTAAACCAGTGGTTGCTGCCACTCCAAGCAAGACCTCAGCTAGTAAGGAGTCCAGTGACAGCATTGATTCATCATCAGACAGCGAAGAGGAGAATCCAGCAGTG ACAACAGCTCCCACTCCAAAAGCTACACCAGTGGCGCAACAGATAGCAACATCAACAGTCAAGACGAAAGCCCCTCCGGGTACTCCAGTTAAACCAGTGGTTGCTACCACTCCAAGCAAGACCTCAGCTAGTAAGGAGTCCAGTGACAGCAGTGATTCATCATCAGACAGCGAAGAGGACAGTCCAGCAACG GAAACAGCCACAACACCGGCGAAACCCGCTAAAAATGCTACCCCAGCTAGAGCAGCGACTGTTGCCCCTCCATGCAAGACCACGGCAACAGCCACTGTCACAGCCAAGACTACAACAGCAGAGTCATCTAGTGACAGCAGTGATTCGTCAGACAGTGAAGAGCAAAGTCCAGCGGTG ACGACAGCTGCAACACCGAAAGATACAACGGAGAAGCAAACAAAACCAACATCAACAGCCAGGACGAAAGCCCCTCCGGCTAACCCACTTAAACCAGTGGTTGCTGCCACTCTAAGCAAAACCCCAGCTAGTAAAGACTCCAGTGATAGCATTGATTCGTCATCAGACAGTGAAGAGGACAGTCCAGCAACG AAAAGAGCCGCGACACCAGCCCCTCCTGCTAACCCAGTTAAAGCAGCGACTGTTGCCACTCCAAGCAAGCCTAAGGCAACAGCCACtgtcacagccaagacaacaaaaCCAGAGTCATCTAGTGACAGCAGTGATTCATCAACAGACAGCGAAGAGGACAGTCCAGCAACG ACAACAGCTGCAACACCGAAAGATGCACCAGCGAAGCAATCAAAACCAACATCAACAGCCAGGACGAAAGCCCCTCCGGGTACTCCAGTTAAACCAGTGGTTTCTGCCACTCCAAGCAAGACCTCAGCTAGTAAGGAGTCCAGTGACAGCATTGATTCATCATCAGACAGCGAAGAGGACAGTCCAGCAACG ACAACAACCTCAAAACCACAAACTACACCAGTGACACCAGCGAAACAAACAAAACTGAAAACAACATCAAAAGCcaagacgaaagccactcctgctACTCCAGCTAAGCCAGTGGTTGCTGCTACCCCAAGCAAGGCCCAGGTAACACCCACTGTCACACCGACAAGTACAGCACCAGAATCGTCCAACGACAGCAGTGACACACCATCAGACATCCCAGATGAAGCCCCAGCAAAGCATGCTAAGGTTCAATTTAAGACCCCTGCTTCAGCTAAGAAGGCCCAGAGTGGGGGAAAGGGGAAAAAACCTGCTTCTAAGGACCTACTCCTACTGCTGAACAGTCTTACT TCACCCACAGCCAAAGCCATTGAGAAGAAGAGCGGCCGTAGTGGACACTCCTCAGTTGAGGAAACTCCAGCTGTTACAGCAACACCTGCTG TTGCTCCAGCCACAAATATAGGAAAGAAGGTGGCTGCAAAAGACAAGAAAGCAACCTCGTCGAAGAAAGCACAA GCCTCAGCTCCATCAGCCAAGAGGAAAAGAGGTGAAGACAAACCAGGGGACACGCCCGTTAAAGGCAAAAAGAAGAAGCCCTCCCCTGAGACTGTCATGGCTGCCCTGCCTCTGACCGTTCTTGGTCCTCCTCCTACAGGGGGAGACGACTCTGGCTCGGACTCTGACACCGATCTGGACGTGGAGAAGTGGAAGAGACTGGCACTGGAACTatcag ACACAAGCATCGCCAAAATGGACGCCATCACTGCGCTGACCGCTCCACCTGCTCCCACCTCACCTGCCTCAGCAGCGAAGAAAACAAGAGCACCGAGGAAGCCCAGGGCTAAAGCAGCACCGAAGACACCACCCAAACCCAGGGCTAAAGCTGCACCGAAGACACCACCCAAACCCAGGGCTAAAGCTGCACCGAAGACACCTAAACCCAAGGCTGGCGCTGCAGTGGAAAAGTCTAGTGCTGCTGAAAAGGTCAAGACTACAGCTGAAAAGGAAGATGGGAATGGGAAGACCAAGACAACTGCAAAAGCTAGTAAAGCCAAGTCCAGTCAAGCTAAGAAGGCAGCACCTCACACCCCATCAGTCAAAACATCTCCCACCCCATCCCCTGAAGGCCAAGCCGAGATCAACAATAATACTGCTGACCTTACGACCGTGGCAGACAAACAGCCACCCTCCACGCCTGCTACCCCAACACCTAATGGAAAACCGTCAACCAAGAAAAGGAAGAGGAAAAATAGGAACAATGAGACGAAAGCAGATGACAATTCACCACAACCCCAAAAGAAGAAAAGGGAAACCGGCGAAGAGAAGACTGATGAAATGAAAAACGAGACTGTAGAAGAGAAGGAACCAGAGAAGGAAAAGAAGAAGACGACTAAGGAGAATGAGGCAAAAAAGGACAAGGGAACGAAGAAGAAACAGGAGGCGATAAGAAAGGAGAATGAGACTAAGATGGAACtggaaaagaagaagaagaagaagaagaagaaaacgaATGAGAACTGTGTTGACAAggaaccaccaccacctccatccaCCACAGTAACACCTGATCCTCCAACAGAGAAGAAAA AGATTAAAAAGCTGAAACTCTCAGAGACTGCAGTGCCTGAGATGCCAGTCACACCTGCCCAAGACTCCATCCCTGTACAGCACCCTCCAGCACCCACAGAGACCCCACCTAAAAAG AAAAAGAAATCATCTAAGAGTAAGTAA
- the LOC115174071 gene encoding nucleolar protein dao-5 isoform X5, translating into MSPKKKHGSSHQLTHLIYRHLKENGFQKAAEELKKHVKGGEPEALSTSLLDIYNKWFGDASKSTKTGTEPDSSELKQNRQADPESSTESSSSAEEETTPVKVSQTPKPQSSAKDSPTKAKTAVQRTLGGNGTVVEERTGTDSSEDSESEETPPQKSPATPKANHVPAAKIKAESEVTPSTLTKAKLTTTSTPKSGASNNTNDTSSDRKEATTVIVSTLIQKTPLTPTPVTPTSKPTSTAKTKATPTKAVVVATPSKAKATTTATSTTSDSSSCSSESSDSDEESPAVKTPTTPKATPAKPVTPISKTTSTAKPTTKSKTTAPETSSDSCDSSSESEEEGPTVTAPVKQQRATPTAKMKATPVKPVVAATPSKTSASKESSDSIDSSSDSEEDSPATETATTPAKPAKNATPARAATVAPPCKTTATATVTAKTTTAESSSDSSDSSDSEEQSPAVTTAATPKDTTEKQTKPTSTARTKAPPANPLKPVVAATLSKTPASKDSSDSIDSSSDSEEDSPATKRAATPAPPANPVKAATVATPSKPKATATVTAKTTKPESSSDSSDSSTDSEEDSPATTTAATPKDAPAKQSKPTSTARTKAPPGTPVKPVVSATPSKTSASKESSDSIDSSSDSEEDSPATTTTSKPQTTPVTPAKQTKLKTTSKAKTKATPATPAKPVVAATPSKAQVTPTVTPTSTAPESSNDSSDTPSDIPDEAPAKHAKVQFKTPASAKKAQSGGKGKKPASKDLLLLLNSLTSPTAKAIEKKSGRSGHSSVEETPAVTATPAVAPATNIGKKVAAKDKKATSSKKAQASAPSAKRKRGEDKPGDTPVKGKKKKPSPETVMAALPLTVLGPPPTGGDDSGSDSDTDLDVEKWKRLALELSDTSIAKMDAITALTAPPAPTSPASAAKKTRAPRKPRAKAAPKTPPKPRAKAAPKTPPKPRAKAAPKTPKPKAGAAVEKSSAAEKVKTTAEKEDGNGKTKTTAKASKAKSSQAKKAAPHTPSVKTSPTPSPEGQAEINNNTADLTTVADKQPPSTPATPTPNGKPSTKKRKRKNRNNETKADDNSPQPQKKKRETGEEKTDEMKNETVEEKEPEKEKKKTTKENEAKKDKGTKKKQEAIRKENETKMELEKKKKKKKKKTNENCVDKEPPPPPSTTVTPDPPTEKKKIKKLKLSETAVPEMPVTPAQDSIPVQHPPAPTETPPKKKKKSSKSK; encoded by the exons ATGTCTCCAAAGAAGAAGCATGGGTCAAGTCATCAATTGACCCATTTGATCTACCGACATTTGAAGGAAAACGGCTTCCAGAAAGCTGCAGAAGAACTCAAAAAGCATGTGAAG GGCGGAGAACCAGAAGCCTTGTCAACTTCACTACTGGACATCTACAATAAATGGTTTGGAGA TGCTTCCAAGAGTACAAAGACGGGAACAGAACCGGATTCTTCTGAGTTAAAACAGAACCGTCAAGCAGACCCTGAAAGCAGCACAGAGAGCTCGAGTTCAGCAGAGGAAGAAACAACACCTGTTAAAG TCTCCCAGACCCCAAAGCCTCAGAGCTCAGCTAAAGACAGCCCAACTAAGGCCAAGACTGCTGTGCAGAGAACTCTTGGAGggaacgggacagtagtggaggagagaaCTGGCACAGACAGCTCAGAGGACTCTGAGAGTGAGGAGACACCGCCACAA AAAAGCCCTGCAACGCCCAAAGCCAATCATGTTCCAGCTGCAAAGATCAAGGCCGAGTCAGAGGTCACACCATCGACCCTAACCAAGGCCAAGTTAACAACCACTTCCACGCCTAAATCTGGGGCCTCCAACAATACCAATGATACGTCTTCAGACAGGAAAGAGGCAACAACAGTG ATTGTCTCAACATTGATTCAGAAAACACCCTTGACGCCAACACCAGTTACGCCAACCAGTAAACCAACATCAACAGCCAAGACGAAAGCTACTCCAACTAAAGCAGTGGTTGTTGCTACTCCAAGCAAGGCcaaggcaacaacaactgccacaTCTACAACATCCGACTCATCCAGTTGCAGTAGTGAATCGTCAGATAGCGATGAGGAGAGTCCAGCGGTG AAAACACCCACAACACCAAAAGCAACACCTGCAAAACCAGTAACACCAATTAGTAAAACAACATCAACGGCCAAGCCAACAACCAAATCGAAGACTACAGCGCCAGAGACTTCCAGTGACAGCTGTGATTCATCATCAGAAAGTGAAGAGGAAGGTCCAACAGTG ACAGCGCCAGTGAAGCAACAGAGAGCAACACCAACAGCCAAGATGAAAGCCACCCCAGTTAAACCAGTGGTTGCTGCCACTCCAAGCAAGACCTCAGCTAGTAAG GAGTCCAGTGACAGCATTGATTCATCATCAGACAGCGAAGAGGACAGTCCAGCAACG GAAACAGCCACAACACCGGCGAAACCCGCTAAAAATGCTACCCCAGCTAGAGCAGCGACTGTTGCCCCTCCATGCAAGACCACGGCAACAGCCACTGTCACAGCCAAGACTACAACAGCAGAGTCATCTAGTGACAGCAGTGATTCGTCAGACAGTGAAGAGCAAAGTCCAGCGGTG ACGACAGCTGCAACACCGAAAGATACAACGGAGAAGCAAACAAAACCAACATCAACAGCCAGGACGAAAGCCCCTCCGGCTAACCCACTTAAACCAGTGGTTGCTGCCACTCTAAGCAAAACCCCAGCTAGTAAAGACTCCAGTGATAGCATTGATTCGTCATCAGACAGTGAAGAGGACAGTCCAGCAACG AAAAGAGCCGCGACACCAGCCCCTCCTGCTAACCCAGTTAAAGCAGCGACTGTTGCCACTCCAAGCAAGCCTAAGGCAACAGCCACtgtcacagccaagacaacaaaaCCAGAGTCATCTAGTGACAGCAGTGATTCATCAACAGACAGCGAAGAGGACAGTCCAGCAACG ACAACAGCTGCAACACCGAAAGATGCACCAGCGAAGCAATCAAAACCAACATCAACAGCCAGGACGAAAGCCCCTCCGGGTACTCCAGTTAAACCAGTGGTTTCTGCCACTCCAAGCAAGACCTCAGCTAGTAAGGAGTCCAGTGACAGCATTGATTCATCATCAGACAGCGAAGAGGACAGTCCAGCAACG ACAACAACCTCAAAACCACAAACTACACCAGTGACACCAGCGAAACAAACAAAACTGAAAACAACATCAAAAGCcaagacgaaagccactcctgctACTCCAGCTAAGCCAGTGGTTGCTGCTACCCCAAGCAAGGCCCAGGTAACACCCACTGTCACACCGACAAGTACAGCACCAGAATCGTCCAACGACAGCAGTGACACACCATCAGACATCCCAGATGAAGCCCCAGCAAAGCATGCTAAGGTTCAATTTAAGACCCCTGCTTCAGCTAAGAAGGCCCAGAGTGGGGGAAAGGGGAAAAAACCTGCTTCTAAGGACCTACTCCTACTGCTGAACAGTCTTACT TCACCCACAGCCAAAGCCATTGAGAAGAAGAGCGGCCGTAGTGGACACTCCTCAGTTGAGGAAACTCCAGCTGTTACAGCAACACCTGCTG TTGCTCCAGCCACAAATATAGGAAAGAAGGTGGCTGCAAAAGACAAGAAAGCAACCTCGTCGAAGAAAGCACAA GCCTCAGCTCCATCAGCCAAGAGGAAAAGAGGTGAAGACAAACCAGGGGACACGCCCGTTAAAGGCAAAAAGAAGAAGCCCTCCCCTGAGACTGTCATGGCTGCCCTGCCTCTGACCGTTCTTGGTCCTCCTCCTACAGGGGGAGACGACTCTGGCTCGGACTCTGACACCGATCTGGACGTGGAGAAGTGGAAGAGACTGGCACTGGAACTatcag ACACAAGCATCGCCAAAATGGACGCCATCACTGCGCTGACCGCTCCACCTGCTCCCACCTCACCTGCCTCAGCAGCGAAGAAAACAAGAGCACCGAGGAAGCCCAGGGCTAAAGCAGCACCGAAGACACCACCCAAACCCAGGGCTAAAGCTGCACCGAAGACACCACCCAAACCCAGGGCTAAAGCTGCACCGAAGACACCTAAACCCAAGGCTGGCGCTGCAGTGGAAAAGTCTAGTGCTGCTGAAAAGGTCAAGACTACAGCTGAAAAGGAAGATGGGAATGGGAAGACCAAGACAACTGCAAAAGCTAGTAAAGCCAAGTCCAGTCAAGCTAAGAAGGCAGCACCTCACACCCCATCAGTCAAAACATCTCCCACCCCATCCCCTGAAGGCCAAGCCGAGATCAACAATAATACTGCTGACCTTACGACCGTGGCAGACAAACAGCCACCCTCCACGCCTGCTACCCCAACACCTAATGGAAAACCGTCAACCAAGAAAAGGAAGAGGAAAAATAGGAACAATGAGACGAAAGCAGATGACAATTCACCACAACCCCAAAAGAAGAAAAGGGAAACCGGCGAAGAGAAGACTGATGAAATGAAAAACGAGACTGTAGAAGAGAAGGAACCAGAGAAGGAAAAGAAGAAGACGACTAAGGAGAATGAGGCAAAAAAGGACAAGGGAACGAAGAAGAAACAGGAGGCGATAAGAAAGGAGAATGAGACTAAGATGGAACtggaaaagaagaagaagaagaagaagaagaaaacgaATGAGAACTGTGTTGACAAggaaccaccaccacctccatccaCCACAGTAACACCTGATCCTCCAACAGAGAAGAAAA AGATTAAAAAGCTGAAACTCTCAGAGACTGCAGTGCCTGAGATGCCAGTCACACCTGCCCAAGACTCCATCCCTGTACAGCACCCTCCAGCACCCACAGAGACCCCACCTAAAAAG AAAAAGAAATCATCTAAGAGTAAGTAA